From Pseudonocardia autotrophica, one genomic window encodes:
- a CDS encoding FAD-dependent oxidoreductase gives MTLSIAVVGGGIGGLVLARILQLHGVDSTVYELDASATARRQGGLLDLHVESGQLALREAGLHERFTRLTRPQAEAMRVMDKAGTVFIDESPADGTTGRPEIDRTDLRSLLLDSLDPGRVAWGHKLAAARRRDDGRFELTFEGGVHRTADLLVGADGAWSRVRPLLSAAVPQYTGISYVDLCVTDAPTRLPASAELVGTGSLFALSDNKNIGGHGGRDLHLGAMLRTSEDWIGTHGLDTADVTAARTALLAEFADWHPALTDLIRHCDDEITARRIHALPIGHSWPRTPGVTLIGDAAHLMSPFAGEGANAAMLDACELALALVEHGDDVEGALLRYETAMFPRAEVAARMSARGLDLCFADDSPRGMVEFFGQMGTPVTSG, from the coding sequence ATGACCCTTTCCATTGCCGTCGTCGGCGGCGGTATCGGCGGCCTGGTGCTGGCGCGGATCCTGCAGCTGCACGGCGTCGACAGCACCGTCTACGAGCTCGACGCCTCCGCCACCGCCCGGCGCCAGGGCGGCCTGCTCGACCTGCACGTCGAGTCCGGCCAGCTGGCCCTGCGCGAGGCCGGCCTGCACGAGCGGTTCACCCGGCTGACCCGGCCGCAGGCGGAGGCGATGCGGGTGATGGACAAGGCGGGCACGGTCTTCATCGACGAGTCGCCCGCCGACGGGACGACCGGGCGGCCCGAGATCGACCGGACGGACCTGCGGTCCCTCCTGCTGGACTCGCTCGATCCCGGCCGGGTCGCATGGGGCCACAAGCTCGCCGCGGCCCGTCGCCGTGACGACGGGCGGTTCGAGCTCACCTTCGAAGGCGGCGTGCATCGGACAGCCGACCTGCTGGTCGGGGCCGACGGCGCCTGGTCGCGGGTCCGCCCGCTGCTCTCGGCCGCGGTCCCGCAGTACACCGGGATCAGCTACGTAGACCTCTGCGTGACGGACGCGCCGACGAGGCTGCCGGCCTCCGCCGAGCTGGTCGGGACCGGGAGCCTGTTCGCGCTGTCCGACAACAAGAACATCGGAGGGCACGGCGGCCGCGACCTGCACCTGGGCGCCATGCTGCGCACCTCGGAGGACTGGATCGGGACCCACGGCCTCGACACCGCCGACGTGACCGCCGCGCGTACCGCGCTGCTGGCGGAGTTCGCCGACTGGCACCCGGCGCTGACCGATCTCATCCGGCACTGCGACGACGAGATCACCGCCCGCCGGATCCACGCACTCCCCATCGGCCACTCGTGGCCACGTACCCCGGGCGTGACGCTGATCGGCGACGCCGCGCACCTGATGTCGCCGTTCGCGGGCGAGGGCGCGAACGCCGCGATGCTGGACGCCTGCGAGCTGGCGCTGGCGCTGGTCGAGCACGGCGACGACGTGGAAGGTGCCCTCCTGCGGTACGAGACGGCGATGTTCCCGCGAGCGGAGGTCGCCGCCCGGATGTCGGCCCGCGGCCTCGACCTGTGCTTCGCCGACGACTCCCCGCGCGGGATGGTCGAGTTCTTCGGGCAGATGGGCACCCCGGTCACCTCGGGATGA